The Effusibacillus lacus genome includes the window AATTTGTTTGAGCAGGTCGGGATTTGCAACAGCGTTCTTTCCAATGACAAAAAATGTGGCAGGAACTTTTCGGTCTCCAAGGATCCTCAGAATCTCGGGAGTGAACCGCGGATCCGGCCCATCATCAAAGGTAAGTGTGACCACTTTGTCTGGAACTTCAGCCAATGTGGCACGATTATCGGGAAAGACCTGGGCAGCCACAAGCAACAAAGCTGCCAACAGGCCCACGATAAGAATCCATCGTCTCATTACTGGCCACTCCTTTTCTACCCATGCAGGGATAAGATCAATCTATAAGAATGCAATACTGGGTTACGAGTTTACTTTAAAGGCATTGCATGTCTTGTTTCAAGCGGGAATAGTTGGTTGTTTGAGTCATTGAAAAAAGCTTGCCTCAAACCGAGACAAGCTTTCCGGAAGGGGTTACCTTTACCTTTTTCTTTTGAACATACTGTAGGCAACGTACAGCACCGTAAGCAAAGTGGCTGCAATAATTACAGGTTGTATGTACGGTTTGGCCAGTTCGTTAATCTGCTTCCAGTTGCTTCCCAATTGATTCCCCAGATACAGGAAAAAGATTGACCAAGGGATGATGGCCAGTGTCGTATAAAGGGTAAACTTCCAGAATGACATCTTGGCAATTCCGGCTGGAATCGAGATCGCATGACGAACGACCGGAATGAAGCGGGCCGAGAAAATCACGCCTGACCCGTATTTGTTAAACCAGTTTTCAGCCGTATCGATATGTTTCTTGTGAATCAGCACGTACTTGCCATACTTCTCCAAGAAAGGACGTCCCCCGTAATAGCCCGCCCAATAAAGAAAAAGCTGGGCCAGGACACCGCCGATGGTGCCGGCTATTACAGCACCCGCAAAGGTGATTTTTCCCTGTGAGATCATAAATCCGCCGTATGACAATACAATTTCGCTGGGGATCACTTCAATCATCAGCCCGAGAGCAATCCCGAGGTAACCGAGATCGGTAAGTGCGGTCAAAACTGTGTATATGAATTCTTTCATGGCTCTCCCCTTTTCGGTTGGATGCGAGATTATCTTATCAGCCCAGGCTCCGAATGGCAAGAGGACGAAACAAATTCAGTCGAGGGTCTGTCATATAATACCATCCAAAATAATCAGAAACACTTCCAAAGGGTCAACCGCAGAAAGCCTGATTGCGGAAGCGATACCCTTGATGCTAAAGCCTTTCGGGTATGAAGAAGTCATGATCTCGATCGAAGGGAAGCCTGCTGGAGAAAGCTTTTTCAGCCACATGGGAAGCAGCGGACCGTTCAAGGCGAAAGACCCTGCCCAGTACGAGTTTGTCAAGGATTGAAATTCAGGTTTGCCGTATTTCCTTCGTGCCTTAAACCGCATCTTGATGTATACTGGGAGTAAGGGTCATACTGAATGGAGGAATCGGGGTGCTGAATAACTCAATGGCTGAGCTTGGGAGCGACCATCCGGAGATTGTCCTCAAGCTTGACCGAAACTTGATTCCCGCCGGGGAAATGCTTACAGGCAGTTTTATGCTGTGGCGGGAAATCGCTGAGCGCGCTGACAATACCATTGACGTTGAATTTGTATTGCAGGC containing:
- a CDS encoding DedA family protein, producing the protein MKEFIYTVLTALTDLGYLGIALGLMIEVIPSEIVLSYGGFMISQGKITFAGAVIAGTIGGVLAQLFLYWAGYYGGRPFLEKYGKYVLIHKKHIDTAENWFNKYGSGVIFSARFIPVVRHAISIPAGIAKMSFWKFTLYTTLAIIPWSIFFLYLGNQLGSNWKQINELAKPYIQPVIIAATLLTVLYVAYSMFKRKR